AAAGAGTCAAACTATATGAATGTAGCATTAGTTTAcagtgtcagggtatttatatcggcagacatattgtgctatgatagaaattaaagtgtatattgcctgaatcattctgaacagagcagactccattttgttattttcaagctaacaaaagacacaggatttctatcccttctgtaaaacgaaccactttgccagagctaaaggaatgcatagtatatacaaacctgttgataagaaatgagaacgggggatggatagactgtctaaatgctaatggaatataatccattctaaacccagacatttgtgacagagaagattaaataatttaattttactttcgatattgtataagatcccattgtaagtttaggggtcatttttagttataactgtcatattagaaattatagcagaatttgccagacacatagtctgaagaaagcccaaagaaactctttgaactgacagtaaacttaagttatagacaaccataaagataaggtaaataacgtcagaatagccaccaggaaaagttaactctttcctggataggaatgtttagtgggacaagactgccctctatagaccaaatacttaaattgctatctggaaggtaaccacacctccagttttctattggtctatcacctagtgaattttccctttaaaaagttaagacaaagggaaaagAGAGGGGTATGCaaaagaagcaaagaggtgagcagtcggggcaatgcagagaaatccatgacagatatccactccagggcactcagaatttcttacacaccaatcacacatccattcagttcctgagactacctactcatcagaTGAGAATGTccactcaactggtaattatactggtttcatttaattaatctaaattaattaaaattttctaatagcatgatatatgactggataaatcacgatcagatttcgatatttagaaatcttagttactaaagaatatatagttataatatcccaatctgcagatgggagaagaataattatgtattaatgtgacatatcacatgttagcatatcgtgatatttatccaggtgtattgatttgctctaaaataagataaaatatctgtttaggcccCTCTACCCTCACGATTACACAACTTACATTACTCATAACATTGAGACCAACTGTAATTATAAAATGTATGTGAAACGATTCTAGACATACCTGTGCATGATATTTACTGTTTTGATGTGTACAGGCTATTGTGGCCTTACACATATGTTTATCATTTTCACAtacgaaaaataaagatttataaaatatctgtttaggcaagttaaaattctgcttatagaacatggtagattactcttattggatggttccaggaaatgactaatgagctgatttaaatgttattttatttaaaattacatgagaataggtcttaattacctaggaggtctagctagcattgaaagggttattctaactgttagctaagttttatggccttaagctgcaagctttctctgtgtgtgtaagtttcactttcgtttctctgtgaactaccgtcataaatcttctcttgccagctaatgttgtagattctatactgtgttagccattagaatgtattgcataccatgttatactgaatattcattgattattgtcacgcatgttacttattatttaaattgtcacaataaattgtatctatttttataacaaattgtgattttatttatatggaatacatttcacttacacgataacgatctttgggatctgagaattgaaatagtgggcaattctcaactgtttactattattatcccataaatatccccacaacagtAGAGAAAATCAGATGCTCCAGCAATGTTCAGTAGTTGTGGAGCATTTTTGAAAGTACCGGGTTAGCTTAGTGTCGTAACATTGTAACTGGTGTCGTTTATAATGTTGGAGGAACCATGTTGTCTAGTTCAAAGAAGAGGCTAGAGTTGTGAAGGGAGGTTGCAGAGCTGGAGCAGGTGAGGTTTAAGATGGGTAAAGGGAGTCCTGTGCAGTTTCATGGCAAAATAAAATCTGAGTAGCACAATTGTAGTGCATCTGCTGTATGTCCTACAATGCTTCTACATGGAATTAACCAATCCAATCCTTTGCAATGAGAAGCACTCACCACAAAAAGTAATTAATGGGTTTCTCCAACCCTTGTTCGATTTTATTAGAATAATGCCCTATTGGGGGTGCATGCATcttgcccccagcacacaattaaaaatatctgTGGATGTGCTGAGTTTCAAGCAGAAAAACTTCAAATATATACtcctaccaccacaaccactttgaAAAGCAGAAGTGTTCATGGTGTAAACCTTtaatcagtggcgtactaaggggggggcggaccgccccaggtgccaccaggtgccaccagggtggggggtgccatgaccctggtctgggtgctggagggggctgtgtgagctgtggccgcACTGTGCCCCATGGCAGTTAGGGTGCCgggcggccagaacagctcacacaagCAAACAGCTGCTAAACTTGCCGCACGgaggaaaagggggcggggctaagcAAAATCGGGGCGGGGTCAAACCGGCAGcatgggcggggcttaacatggcccttacccgctgctgttaggaggtgcagcaagatggaatccatgcttccccacaggcttcagggaatccagtcctcctccagcccactgtctgtaagtaagagtgtgtgtgactgtctgtgtgtaactgtatgcctgtaactgtgtgtgtgtatgtgtgtgtgtgtgtgtctgtctgtctgtctgtaactgtatgcctgttgCCCAAGTTGGAATTGTCTGGGTTGCAATTGGTGCATTTCAAATTAAAAAGGACACTACAgttaccaaaacagctttaggtcaatgaagcagttttggtgtatgcatcatgcccctgcagtctcactgctcaataataataataataacaacaaagtatttaaccaggaaaggtacattcagattgctctggttttcaagtacgtccagaggatgttactattacccaatttaacggTACTCATTtaatctacctcggaaggatgaagggctgagttgaccctgACAGGAtttgaattctctgccatttaggagttaaatcacttagtttATGTAGCTCTAGTCACACATCCAAGCATGCaacatgcacagccttcctaaacactttctgtaaaaagTAAAACTGGGTACATTTCTCTGAATGGGCTTTTATTTGCAAGGCTGAAACTATGTTCCCAaatcacttaattaagctgaaattACTTACTTTCTCAGACTGTCGCCTTAAAACATTTCTAACATATACTCTGAAATACAAAAATATCAgcacctaattttttttttttttttaaagttgtctTGATGTCCCAGGtgtcagagcatcatgggagttgtagttttttttgtttgtttgttttaacatgTTGCCACACTTGTTTAAAATGACATGAAGATTATATTATCTAATAATCCTTATAAACTAGTTGTTGTCTATGAGCCCCAGGGGCAGGTTGCATGGGCTGTCTCTGCAGAGGAGGCTAGACATTGACATGTCAGGCACTGCATGGTCCTCCATGCCCTGTATGGGGAGCAGCCAGTAACAGTAACCCACTCACCGGCTGCAGCTCCTTATAACCGCCTGGGAAACCGACACTAGTCACCACTCAGCCATATCCCAGCGCCACAAGGCTGCCATGTCCTTACAGGTTGCAGGATGTGACGTCATTTCCGAGACCAGCGGCGGCCAGAGGCGCCATCTTTACTTCGGGTAACTGGCGCTGCGCGGTGGGCGAATTGTTGGTTAGAATATTGAATAACGGTTTCACCGTGCGCAATCACGGATTCTCGCAATCTTATCTAGACACAATATCCGCgcgtgtaaatataaatatattttttttaatcttggggGTTTGCCCTGTTTAAAGATGGAGGCAAGACCTGACAGAAGGGCAAAGTCTAGTTTGCATCACGTGGTGTGAGACGTCATTGACAAGCGACAGATCCCTGAGTGCTGGCAGACTCCTGGGTTAGGAAGGGGTCACACGGCAGGAGGGAGCCTAGAGGAGAGAGCCTAGAGGAGAGAGGAGCCATCCTTTATAACAGGTAGCCCAGCTTGGCGAGTATTCACGTGGGATGTACATACAGACTCACCCAATGAGAGCATGACTGGGGAGGGAGCGAGCACATGTTAAATCTGTGAAGTCCCACAATCTGGGCTATTAACTAAACTGCCAGGTGTAGCTGAAATGGTCATGcaggctggagtaaccctttaaatatcaatggcccaaaaaaaaaacaagtagccAGCTCCACTATAATCACCGCTTGGCTgtttttgcctcagttttgctggttgtttagtgaataaaataacCCTGACTATGACACATAGAGGTTTACATGTGAAAATAACGAcacatttagtatttttttttttttttacgtatgtgTAAAAAGATTCCTGCCAGAAATACGTCACAATGTGGTAAAGCAGCGAGATGTAATcatgattttatttattgcagattatatataaccacacaaaTGTGGATGGAATTGATTGAAAATGCATGTGTAGGGACATGATCATATGTCATAAACCCGTGTCCTGTTGGATTTTATGGGATAAGTAGTTTCCTGCAGTACGCGCATCATACATACAGTATGATTGGAACTGCTCTATAACTAGCAGCTATACCACAGCTGCTGTTGGTCTGTATACAGCCTGCGCAAACACAAATAGGAGGCCAacaacatatacccttaatggaagcgaattagggataacaacacatgaaaaggacttgggaatggttatagacaacaaactaggcaacaatgtgcaatgtctatTAGCAGTGGctaagtaaggtattgtcatgcatgaaaaagtgcATTCATTCTCTGAATGAGcctatcattttgcctctttataaatcgctggtaagaccacatattgaatatgctgtgcaattttgggcacctgttctaaaaggATATTAtgtcactagaaaaagtgcagaggcaggctacaaaattaataaaaggaatcgaACATATCTGCTAAGAAGAaagtttaacaaatttaaacctcttttagtttagaaaaacgttgcctgagaggggatatgataacattatacaaatcaatgtgtggaaatctattcacaaaccggactttacatagaacacgaggtcatgcgtttagactggaagaaagaagatttcgtctaaggcaaagaaaagttttttttgttttttttactgtaagaacaataaggatgtggttttatcagagtccatacagatgttcaaacagctactagatgcatacttgcaaaaacataataatcaaggatataatttttcaatgtagggtaatagctgcttgatccaaggataaatctgactgccattctggggacaAGAAGGAATAATTCTTTCTAGCttgtaaaattggaagtgcttcaaactgttttttttttgtcttttggatcaacagcagaaaacaaatgtgaggaaggctgaacttgatggatgcaagtctcttttcagctatgtaactatgtaacctttcATATGGTACACTCTTTTTGCAAAATAGGGACAAATTTGATATACGACCACATAGAACTAAATGTTCCACGCTGTCTTATAGCAGCAGTGATATTTATGAATCTCTGTTCCTATAAGCCTCGCTTACGTGTGTAAACTCAGGGTGCTgcaaagtgcttatggtgccatGACGACTAGGAATTTTGTTCTGGCGCCTGGGTATTAGCCCGTGCAGCACTGCCCACTTTCATTGTATCTATATGCAGGcaagtatttaaaatattttagaataatTCACATATTTAGGTGATACTGTTGATGGTTAATAGTATTCTACCTAATTTTTACATTAGACAAAcacacaaggttatttactaaagtgagaattgtaagGAATGCAAAATTGGTTTAAAATTTTTGGTATGAGCTAACTTTTCATAGGACGTGCATTCATTCATAGTGCTTGCTACATCAGCTTTTATGGCACTGGTTTCATTCAGCTAACCAATAATTGTGCAGGAAGTGAAACAAACGTTCTGTTCCTTCCAACAATAAGTCTACAATGTCTAACatgcattcccccccccctttttttaaaaaaaaattatttaaggaAATGTATACGTAAACACTGACCCCTATTTTGTCATAGATTTagagagataaaataaaataaaaacaaccccTTGGAGCTGTCAATTAGGCACAGGAACTagaaatatgtataataaattgAGCGCTTGTTGTTAATGTtatttcatgttttgtttttttttagaaaataaacatGTTCCTGACCAATCTACTTCTTCGAAAAGGAATTCCTGGCCGTCAGTGGATTGGAAAATACAGGCGACCCAGGCAGGTTACCTGGCAGATGAAAAGAGGAGTTATTAAGCGTCTGGAGATAGAAGCAGAAAATGAATACTGGATAAGCCGGCCATATATGACCAAAGAGCAAGAGTTCAATCATGCGAAAGAGAGAAGACTTGCAACGTTTGAGGCCGTTAGGAATGCGCAGGTGGCCAAtttccctgaacacaaatatttagaAGAACACTTAAATCATTTGAATGTGACCAAAAAATGGACTACTAGCTAAAAAATAATTCTTgtaagggaaaaataaataaaaaataataaacagaaaTTATTTTGCATCTTTAGATTTCTCAATTAATTTTTCCTCTCATCCTAAGTATTCATCCTCAAAAAAAATAGgcatttgattttatattttttataaaaaattgtaaTCAAATCTATATGTGAAAACTACGACAGATGCAGATCAATAATCGTAGGAAGATCATTTTTCAAGACCTGATGAAAGCTTTTCATTTTACGCAGTGATGTGGTGGGGTGAATCCTAAACTGTGTTCTCACCAGTATCTAGGGAGTGAttagtgtgacggaccgcctggcaccccgactgggtacctccgtcaattgctgcttcctcgtacttgcgagcaccataagcactgcactgggacaccataaccaccgtaaaccctacaaaccgccgcagcttggttggggtctcactgtcctccacccaccctggacccaagaccagaatccagcttccagtgggtagatctCTCCTAGTCCAGGGAgtgaagcaggctgctcttataagagcaagtgttgtgatccaagggagtatagtgattatagcaatccccagaatgcgactatagctctccaatcccccaaacatgagcctagacttcatgaagggtaaaacaaatcttagtttaatggtagccacaactggccttttatgacagtccccatgcacagtagaaacaaatacacagtcacattggctctcaggtccaggacactcccatacaaaatcagagaatccctcctctgtgcctgggagataattggatcaggaactgtactaatctaattaactcaaagcacagaaaaaaacatacatttttacaaaccccccacaaaagttacttccactgatagccctgatctgggtaaccaacatatccaaaaatcacccagatcagttcaggggttcaggaatttcctggaagtcttaattttgacttcccgggggcgtggcctgacctcgGATCGGGATGGCAGCATAGTTCGTGAGCTCCGCTCCGCCGCGGCCTATTACTGCCTCATAAAAGCACTCACCAGCACCAATGGGTCGCCACCGACGTACCGACCCACACCAGACACCGCAGAGCTCCCAGCAGAGCCAACCGCTCTGCCCGATGGACGGGTTTCTTCAGCCCGCAGCCGAAAATAGCGGGGAAGCTGGcggatccaatatggcgccggcgGTTTCTCCTCATCGGGAATCGCATGGCGCGGCACTTGAAAGGATCGGAGACGAGCTCCGTTCCCTAGCCACAGCAATAGCTACCAAGGCCGACCTGCTAGTCCTCACCACTACCATACAGGACGCATTGAGAGCAGAAATGGCTGGCATCAGGAAAGAGGTGACGGCCCAGGCAGACTGCTTACAGGACCTTGAACGCATGCAGGAGACCCACGCCGCGAGACACACAGCTACAGACACTGCCTTAACCCGCCAAGGTGAGCTCATACTATCCATGAGGAGGGCGGTTGAAGACCTGGATAACGGGGTGCAGGTGCAATATTAGGATCCGCGGGGTCCCTGAGGCAGAAGGGGGGGAAGAAAATGGGGAGGAAACCCTCACGGGCCTATTTCACCTGATACTTGGGGAAGCCACGCCACTCAACATCACATttgacagggcacacagggcactacGCCCCCGGTAGCTAGAGGAAGGCCCCCGAGATATGATATGCTGCCTacattcttttaaaacaaaagacgcCATAATGAAAGCCTCCCGCTCCCGCCAATTCTGGGAATATAGAGGAGCAGCGATTACCCTGTTCAATGACCTCTCACCTATCACGCTGGAAGCCCGGCGGGCCCTAAAACCTGTCACTACAGCCCTACGGGAAAGGAACATTCCCTAtagatggggcttcccctttgccTTGCTTGCACGTCACCAAAATGGCTGGGCATCAGCCCGTTGGCCAGAGGAGGTTCAGAGGTTTCTAGAGGAATTGGGCCTACCCCCGATGCCTGTTCCCGACTGGATATTAGGCCCGTTAGGGGGTGCGCCCCGCCAGCAACGCGTACCCCGGAGACGCGGGATTGACCCTCCACGGGGTCCAGCACCCCGCAGGCGTAACGCCCCGGAACCACCAGGACACTAGAGACTCCTTCCCCGGGACCTCTCACCCCGTGACCCTCGCCTCCTGGTCCAACATTGATCACCTTCCACACAACATGACTCTCACTACCGCCCCCTATACTGCACTCTGGACGACGCCTCAGCTTCTCAACCGGGGTGGTTTATTTCATGCTTTATTACGGGTACAAGAACTGACACCACTGCTGCCCTCTCTGTTTCACGCGGGCTTTGGGCGTGGATATTGGGCTCCATTTTTCTATTTTGCTACTTACTACTTCATCACACGGACAGGAGTCATACCGCAATCCCTGGACTCTCCTCGG
This region of Pelobates fuscus isolate aPelFus1 chromosome 2, aPelFus1.pri, whole genome shotgun sequence genomic DNA includes:
- the MRPL57 gene encoding large ribosomal subunit protein mL63, with amino-acid sequence MFLTNLLLRKGIPGRQWIGKYRRPRQVTWQMKRGVIKRLEIEAENEYWISRPYMTKEQEFNHAKERRLATFEAVRNAQVANFPEHKYLEEHLNHLNVTKKWTTS